A part of Candida albicans SC5314 chromosome 2, complete sequence genomic DNA contains:
- the SRB9 gene encoding Srb9p (Subunit of the RNA polymerase II mediator complex; transposon mutation affects filamentous growth; suppresses S. cerevisiae diploid filamentous (flo8, ste7, ste12, tec1) or haploid invasive (flo8) mutant growth defects), whose amino-acid sequence MVGANASSISTQYYKLAHLGSISYTIYTSSDNNDQALLELELTIRHKWPQILVTYYNKSLYYFVFGHNKVDSETIDLTKEFPQLSTKYTDTVNVDQFPNPHKSTKNDDNLAWASLSFLKATKKMILYNLSLSGAIKLFGNYCVAPTGDSVYSILCIDPILFQNGDLVVSCVEKPFTQLFSSSVAYPRNLAIDTNFVIYLIPSGIRCHLFDPTSLRNNLIEKPQIENGKLLELLKITTGVQCDESTLWVKLIPNLKHLNNQTSAIGKFIHSVENKKFILWPWDLCLLQFGKFEPAIEEEGLLESSELNNPLHLISDFLDFRIAHNTQLQQQRDSLSDQQQGETVNVPLSAGSVHATGANSFGNVPDISKDVDTVGLSTTTPIETDLFNLQNTEEFFKNDSIHMNLEDQIHKKETEPENESENDMEIDDLFGGDESDDNDDLEEAGNEEEKPTPSNNTIDKNGVIGNALEEAFIADATPSKENINLDSKIMPPDSTSEEAVPDKENFKPKETKPSYIDILKDKMTIEKIVNSPDYKDPGAPLPVVPTPLVSSTVSQSAVTTNPPSVGSAPGPAPGPAPGTETLYEANNAYAQSSQISQLPQQKSAFSPILFNPIIKSDIDTKYGKGGKFYVAKDSSTNGNLDMKNRSLRATSVSGMEIPFSSEDKKRLQQNLEVLDSSTTSDNEGGEDIEDDDNDYEDEGDDDEEEEGEEEEEEESDEDEISDIGKSTPLKLNTQNESVPPQQSNYNPVNITDSGSNTTNNITDKQGYENTEGFGTPFPNQISKYSIKPESPFASNELQSSVSPMYFDTSQSHQSPQLQPSTGTLEVLKASSLESPSKISESSNYLPLILRSINVSTIPSSYLMNNLISSKLLPSFTISDDDLENDLDITKSNEMIVKLGFLKEFLDFMSPNIIFDLGLMKNDESDYYINGVNDLLLNSDPGISSDWILNSLSKVFPCTYPMKLIELLYDFKSLELEDQLDSQLNFLNEIADEEDFVGPKALYRKLKALEWDSFSLNESNKTSFEKYKNVMEKLSAENTVSDDDYFKLPMVKTRILKNGNIVNLNNIGLKFWKYLNFSPVKKQKDFQILLIAETHRNTASYATEFLDQIIQNYKECNFGTISKVNLSTVETRSDLEPISDGLVLVHKEHDQSYNDFYIQTNKKLISLVELIKLDLINKTNNFEFGKPLLLFFIDFNDSSNSNVQVCKIFRNFKVALTTHQLPLVDIFTKIVPSSLLVKKVHHETALKVFSNYKLTKISMNLYNECPNDLANKSIVKNLFTTIVKDPPSKIQFKFMNSSYRDNSSNDDIFLHLAYERSIDNSWFVASWSDPLGRVVHVKSWYCSDSVSKSEKSTYRGDIMDIMSITDDIWSISTDLFKVLNDELGSFGGKKFLVLTRINSIIPDVELVHWKRLSSKHKEISLIVVSVRQTPRIVGSNESEDLGPKSNDYAPTPMIQDKDIFFGFKQTFSTSNTSSPSASGGALVTSPNSLSLHSPQQFLNAPANFLSPQDLIAPTSSGISGAKPGSSGIDPEVVLENQDNEVYGVIPKVPLPSFNSPTRFCMKTGYLMMQVNQPSEEEYKDDIKKTYLVYEINLLSCSNYWNLDVLMKLIMSQYKQMIALNDILCMNPIVGESDILGTHSRNNAIVPWHINAVGKLLDYLVHIYVDKD is encoded by the coding sequence ATGGTAGGGGCAAACGCTTCATCGATATCCACTCAATATTACAAATTGGCTCATTTGGGGTCCATAAGTTATACCATTTATACATCGTCAgataataatgatcaaGCATTACTAGAGTTGGAATTGACAATCAGACACAAATGGCCACAAATCCTAGTGACTTATTATAACAAAAgtttgtattattttgtGTTTGGTCACAACAAGGTCGATTCAGAAACGATTGACTTGACTAAAGAATTCCCACAACTATCTACCAAATATACCGATACTGTGAACGTTGATCAGTTCCCCAACCCTCACAAAAGCACCAAAAATGACGATAACTTGGCGTGGGCTAGCTTGAGTTTTTTGAAAGCGACGAAAAAGATGATATTATACAACTTGTCCTTAAGTGGCGCAATAAAACTATTTGGCAATTACTGTGTCGCACCCACCGGTGATTCTGTGTATTCTATTCTTTGTATTGATCCAATATTATTCCAAAATGGTGATTTGGTGGTTTCTTGTGTTGAAAAACCTTTCACACAATTATTCAGCTCATCCGTTGCATACCCAAGAAACCTTGCAATTGACACTAACTTTGtcatttatttgattccCAGTGGTATTAGATGTCACTTATTTGATCCAACAAGTTTGagaaataatttgattgagAAGCCACAAATCGAAAACGGTAAGCTATTAGagttattgaaaataacgACAGGTGTTCAGTGTGATGAGTCTACTTTATGGGTAAAACTTATACCGAACCTCAAACATTTGAACAACCAAACATCGgcaattggaaaatttattcattcCGTGGAAAATAAGAAATTCATTTTGTGGCCATGGGATTTGTGTTTGCTACAGTTTGGAAAGTTTGAACCCGCCATAGAGGAGGAGGGATTGCTTGAATCGTCAGAATTAAATAATCCACTACACTTGATTTCCGACTTTCTTGACTTCCGCATAGCACATAATACTCAATTGCAACAACAGAGAGATAGTTTGCTGGATCAGCAACAAGGAGAAACAGTTAACGTGCCCTTAAGTGCTGGTAGTGTACACGCTACTGGTGCAAATTCTTTTGGAAATGTCCCTGATATCTCAAAAGATGTAGACACCGTCGGTTTGAGCACGACAACTCCTATAGAAACggatttattcaatttgcAAAACACAGAAgagtttttcaaaaacgATAGTATTCATATGAATCTTGAAGACCAAATTCATAAAAAGGAAACTGAACCTGAAAATGAAAGTGAAAATGATATGGAAATTGACGATCTATTTGGTGGCGATGAGAGTGATGATAACGATGATTTGGAAGAGGCTGGCaacgaagaagaaaaacCCACACCTTCAAACAATACTATTGACAAAAATGGCGTAATTGGTAATGCCTTGGAAGAGGCATTTATTGCCGATGCAACACCATCTAAGGAAAATATAAATCTCGATTCTAAAATAATGCCACCTGATTCAACCAGCGAAGAAGCAGTCCCTGATAAAGAGAATTTTAAACCCAAAGAGACAAAACCATCATACATTGACATTTTGAAAGATAAAATGACTATTGAAAAGATTGTTAACAGCCCGGATTATAAAGATCCTGGTGCCCCTCTTCCCGTTGTCCCGACTCCACTAGTTCTGTCTACCGTTTCACAATCAGCTGTGACAACGAATCCACCTTCAGTAGGATCAGCGCCAGGACCAGCGCCAGGACCAGCGCCAGGAACTGAGACATTATACGAAGCAAACAATGCATATGCACAGTCTTCACAGATTCTGCAATTACCCCAACAAAAGTCTGCTTTTTCTccaattttatttaatccTATTATAAAAAGTGATATAGACACCAAGTACGGAAAAGGAGGTAAATTTTATGTTGCAAAAGACAGTTCCACTAATGGAAACCTTGACATGAAGAATAGATCACTCAGAGCAACTAGTGTAAGTGGTATGGAAATTCCATTCTCTAGTGAGGACAAAAAACGGCTACAACAAAATTTAGAAGTACTCGACTCTTCTACTACAAGTGATAATGAGGGAGGAGAAGATATAGAAGATGACGATAATGACTACGAAGATGAAGGCGATGacgacgaagaagaagaaggggaggaagaagaagaagaagaaagtgaTGAGGATGAAATATCAGATATTGGTAAATCTACGCCTTTGAAACTTAACACTCAAAACGAGTCAGTGCCACCCCAACAAAGTAATTATAATCCTGTCAATATCACTGATCTGGGATCCAATACCACCAATAACATTACTGATAAACAGGGTTATGAAAATACAGAAGGGTTTGGCACGCCTTTCCCCAATCAAATATCCAAATATTCTATAAAGCCTGAATCACCATTCGCTAGTAATGAATTGCAAAGTTCAGTTTCGCCCATGTATTTTGACACATCACAGAGTCACCAATCACCTCAATTGCAACCATCCACTGGTACTTTAGAAGTTTTGAAAGCCAGCTCCTTAGAGTCTCCGTCTAAAATCAGTGAATCCTCAAATTATTTGCCGCTAATATTAAGGAGCATTAATGTCTCCACTATTCCAAGTCTGTATTTGATGAACAATTTAATAAGCAGTAAGTTGTTGCCTTCGTTTACCATAAGTGATGATGACTTGGAAAATGATCTAGATATAACTAAAAGCAATGAAATGATTGTCAAGTTGGGATTTTTGAAggaatttcttgatttcaTGTCtccaaatattatttttgatttaggCTTGATGAAAAACGACGAATCCgattattatataaatgGCGTGAATgacttgttgttgaatctGGACCCAGGTATATCGTCTGATTGGATTTTGAATAGTTTGTCAAAAGTTTTTCCTTGCACTTATCCAATGAAATTAATCGAGCTTCTTTATGATTTTAAAAGTTTAGAATTGGAAGATCAACTAGATagtcaattgaattttttgaatgaaattGCCGACGAAGAAGACTTTGTTGGACCAAAAGCATTATACCGAAAATTAAAGGCGTTGGAATGGGATTCGTTTTCTTTGAATGAACTGAACAAAACCAGTTTTGAGAAGTATAAAAATGTGATGGAAAAATTAAGTGCTGAAAACACGGTCAGTGATGATGACTATTTCAAGTTACCAATGGTGAAAACTagaatattgaaaaatggcAATATTGTGAACTTGAACAATAttggtttgaaattttggaaatattTAAACTTTAGTCCTGTGAAAAAACAGAAAGActttcaaatattgttgattgcTGAAACTCATCGTAACACAGCTTCTTATGCAACTGAGTTTTTAGACCAAATCATTCAAAACTATAAGGAATGCAATTTTGGAACAATTTCGAAAGTGAATTTATCAACAGTAGAGACTCGTTCTGATTTGGAGCCAATTTCGGATGGATTGGTTCTAGTCCACAAAGAGCATGATCAACTGTACAATGATTTTTATATACAGACAAACAAGAAGTTGATTTCACTAGttgaattgataaaattggatttgattaataaaacaaacaattttgaatttggtaAACCATTGctattgtttttcattgatttcaacGACAGTTCAAATTCAAACGTGCAAGTGTGCAAAATCTTTAGAAATTTCAAGGTGGCATTAACAACGCATCAATTGCCATTGGTGGATATATTTACTAAAATTGTACCATCATCTCTTTTAGTTAAGAAGGTGCATCATGAAACTGCTTTGAAAGTGTTTAGCAATTACAAACTAACAAAGATTTCTATGAATTTATACAACGAATGCCCTAATGATTTAGCTAACAAGTCCATTGTTAAGAATTTGTTCACTACAATTGTGAAAGATCCTCCTTCCAAAATACAGTTTAAATTCATGAATAGCAGCTATAGAGACAATAGTTCAAATGATGACATTTTTCTTCACCTAGCTTATGAAAGATCGATCGATAACAGTTGGTTCGTGGCATCTTGGTCGGATCCATTGGGTCGGGTAGTTCATGTCAAATCGTGGTACTGTTCTGATTCTGTCTCCAAATCTGAGAAATCAACATACAGAGGTGACATAATGGATATTATGAGTATTACAGACGATATATGGAGCATATCCACAGATTTatttaaagttttaaaCGACGAACTAGGTTCATTTGGAGGGAAgaaatttttggttttgacCAGGATCAATAGCATCATACCCGATGTGGAATTAGTTCATTGGAAACGATTGAGTCTGAAGCATAAAGAAATATCACTTATAGTTGTATCTGTGCGTCAGACTCCCAGAATAGTGGGTTCTAATGAGTCTGAAGACTTAGGGCCAAAAAGCAATGATTATGCTCCCACACCAATGATACAAGACAAGGATATCTTTTTCGGGTTTAAGCAAACATTTTCTACATCTAATACTTCATCGCCAAGTGCGTCAGGAGGGGCTCTTGTCACATCCCCCAACAGTTTGAGTTTGCACTCCCCACAACAATTTCTCAATGCACCAGCAAACTTTTTATCTCCTCAAGATCTCATAGCTCCAACCTCACTGGGCATTTCTGGCGCCAAACCAGGCAGCAGTGGTATTGACCCTGAGGTGGTATTAGAGAATCAAGATAACGAAGTATATGGTGTGATACCTAAAGTGCCACTCCCTTCATTTAATTCACCCACAAGATTTTGTATGAAAACAGGATACTTGATGATGCAAGTTAATCAGCCGTCAGAAGAGGAGTATAAGGATGACATTAAGAAAACTTATCTAGTATACGAAATCAATCTTTTAAGTTGCTCAAACTATTGGAATTTGGAtgttttgatgaaattgataatgctGCAGTACAAACAAATGATTGCATTGAACGACATACTCTGTATGAATCCTATTGTTGGAGAACTGGACATTTTGGGAACTCATTCTAGAAATAATGCCATAGTTCCGTGGCATATAAATGCTGTAGGGAAATTATTGGATTATTTAGTGCACATATATGTAGATAAAGATTGA
- the SPT5 gene encoding transcription elongation factor (Protein similar to S. cerevisiae Spt5p transcription elongation factor; transposon mutation affects filamentous growth) gives MSDSDLPVQVKKEPSFANDDDLTFDEEFRRAGDQENKEVENPDDGRSLKRTREESEQEENNEKEQDQEAGQDEEEQDEDEEEEEDDEEEDEEDEVSSRRKRRRGANQFFDIEAEVDDEEEDEEDEDEEAELMREEFITDDHAPVETVEKMPQDDRLHRQYDNRRQQAEDQDAEQLAETLKQRYRKTHSVYRGETAASGTVSQKLLMPSINDPSIYAIRCTPGREKELVRKLYEKKRTLERQGNPLDILTVFQRDAFTGYIYIEAKRPDAIDKALVGMVNVFVRDKLLVPVKEYPDLLKQVKSSDVEIRPGIYVRIKRGIYRGDLAIVDNLSENGLDVRCQVVPRLDYGQNDEIGPDGKVIKSKIKPLPALFSEQKARMYDPYKLQMGRVPNSFIYRGNEYYDGYLYKDFKLQFIQTKDVNPTLEELDRFQNQNDEDGLNLQAIAATLKGNNAGEGKSSTAFQPGDKVEIRRGEQAKTIGIVVETALNEITIKVTDSGDPRFVDQRLTVPANDLRKIFYEGDHVRIVEGKHFDETGLVIKIDGDSVVIVSDQTKEDVRVFANYLVKATDASSNFDLLNSKYDIKDLVELSGLTVGVIIKAEKNIFDVLTTDGRLISVRQSGIASKLKQSRREQVATDRNGTTIRVGDTVKELLGEKSREGAILHIYKNALFIKSNEIVENLGIFVANRMNVTTVATKDSTVSKSLGPDLTSMNPNLRLPNPVAVAGLKTRVGGRDKLLYKDVAVTSGSYKGLKGKVTEADDLYARIELHTKSKKIKVLKNNLNVIVHGQPVPYLRFIGAAPEFSQPTPPTYGSSSGGRSAWNGGMTPSVSAGNGGVSAWGGSRGGFGGDGGKTPAYGAGGASTWGGASAWGGGAGGSSAWGGIKGAGSVWDRSKGGSSASSGNQGGNTAWDRNKGGNSTWDRSKGGSSSWESGSTWEGGNNTTWGSKKGNTSAWGRN, from the coding sequence ATGTCAGACAGTGATCTACCAGTTCAAGTTAAAAAGGAACCATCTTTTGCAAacgatgatgatttgaCTTTTGATGAAGAGTTCAGAAGAGCCGGTGATCAAGAGAATAAAGAAGTTGAGAATCCAGATGATGGTAGATCGTTAAAACGTACCCGTGAAGAGCTGGAACAGGAGGAGAACAATGAGAAAGAGCAAGATCAAGAAGCTGGACAAGACGAGGAAGAGCAAGATGAAGAcgaggaagaagaagaagatgatgaggAGGAAGACGAGGAAGACGAAGTTTCTAGCAGAAGAAAACGGAGAAGAGGGGCtaatcaattctttgatATAGAAGCAGAAGtcgatgatgaagaagaagatgaggaagacgaagatgaagaagcaGAGTTGATGAGAGAGGAATTTATCACTGATGACCATGCTCCAGTAGAAACAGTGGAAAAAATGCCACAGGATGATAGATTACACAGACAATACGACAATCGTCGTCAGCAAGCAGAAGATCAAGATGCAGAACAATTGGCAGAAACTTTAAAGCAAAGATATAGAAAAACCCATTCAGTATACAGGGGTGAGACCGCGGCCAGTGGTACTGTATCgcaaaaattattaatgcCATCCATCAACGATCCATCAATCTATGCTATTAGGTGTACGCCAGGTAGAGAGAAGGAATTAGTTCGTAAATTATATGAGAAAAAGAGAACACTCGAGAGACAAGGAAACCCGTTGGATATATTGACTGTGTTTCAAAGAGATGCATTTACCggatatatatatatcgAAGCAAAAAGACCTGATGCAATTGATAAAGCTCTAGTCGGTATGGTAAATGTTTTTGTCAGAGACAAATTATTAGTTCCAGTGAAAGAGTATCCTGATTTATTGAAGCAAGTAAAATCATCTGATGTTGAAATACGTCCTGGTATTTACGTAAGAATCAAGAGGGGGATTTATAGAGGAGATTTGGCAATTGTTGATAACTTGTCCGAGAATGGTTTGGATGTGCGTTGTCAAGTTGTTCCAAGACTTGATTATGGTCAGAATGATGAAATTGGGCCCGACGGTAAGGTTATAAAACTGAAAATCAAGCCATTACCAGCATTATTTAGTGAACAAAAGGCAAGAATGTATGACCCATATAAACTCCAGATGGGAAGAGTTCCAAACAGTTTTATATATCGTGGTAATGAGTACTACGATGGATATTTGTATAAAGATTTTAAATTACAGTTCATTCAAACCAAAGATGTTAATCCTACTCTTGAAGAGTTGGACAGGttccaaaatcaaaatgatgaagatgggTTAAACTTGCAAGCTATAGCCGCTACATTAAAGGGAAATAATGCGGGCGAGGGTAAATCATCGACAGCTTTCCAACCTGGAGACAAAGTTGAAATTCGTCGTGGTGAACAAGCCAAAACTAttggtattgttgttgaaactGCTTTGAACGAGATCACAATAAAGGTCACAGACAGTGGTGATCCTAGATTTGTGGACCAAAGATTGACAGTTCCTGCCAATGATTTAAGGAAAATTTTCTATGAAGGTGACCACGTAAGAATAGTTGAAGGTAAACACTTTGACGAGACTGGGTTAGTCATAAAAATTGATGGTGATTCTGTCGTTATTGTCAGTGACCAAACAAAAGAGGATGTGAGAGTATTTGCCAATTATCTTGTGAAAGCAACTGATGCTTCCTCCAATTTCGATTTGTTGAACAGCAAGTATGATATTAAGGATTTGGTTGAATTGAGTGGTTTAACCGTGGGGGTCATCATCAAGGCCGAAAAGAACATATTTGATGTGCTTACTACAGATGGACGTTTAATCAGTGTCAGACAATCTGGTATTGCCTCCAAACTCAAACAAAGTCGCCGTGAACAGGTAGCTACAGATCGAAATGGTACGACTATAAGAGTAGGTGACACTGTCAAAGAGTTGTTAGGTGAAAAATCCAGAGAAGGTGCTATTTTGCACATTTACAAGAATGCATTGTTTATAAAGTCCAATGAGATTGTGGAAAACTTAGGTATATTTGTTGCTAACCGTATGAATGTTACAACTGTTGCTACTAAAGATTCAACGGTGTCTAAAAGCCTAGGTCCGGATTTGACAAGTATGAATCCAAACTTGAGATTACCTAATCCTGTTGCTGTCGCTGGATTAAAAACTAGAGTTGGCGGCAGAGACAAATTGTTGTACAAAGATGTAGCTGTTACTAGTGGTAGTTACAAGGGATTGAAAGGTAAGGTTACCGAAGCTGACGACTTGTATGCCAGAATTGAATTACACACAAAGAGCAAGAAGATCAAGGTTCTCAAAAATAACTTGAATGTCATTGTTCATGGTCAGCCAGTGCCCTATTTAAGATTTATCGGTGCGGCACCAGAATTCTCACAACCAACTCCACCAACGTATGGTTCTTCCAGTGGAGGCAGGTCTGCTTGGAACGGAGGTATGACACCTTCTGTATCTGCTGGTAATGGTGGTGTCTCAGCTTGGGGTGGAAGTAGAGGTGGTTTTGGCGGAGACGGTGGTAAAACTCCAGCATatggtgctggtggtgCCTCAACCTGGGGTGGTGCTTCTGCTTGGGGTGGCGGGGCAGGAGGAAGCTCTGCTTGGGGTGGTATTAAAGGTGCAGGTTCCGTTTGGGATAGAAGTAAAGGTGGAAGTTCAGCTTCAAGTGGCAACCAAGGTGGCAACACCGCCTGGGATAGAAATAAGGGAGGAAACTCCACCTGGGATAGAAGTAAGGGAGGCAGTTCTTCCTGGGAAAGTGGAAGTACTTGGGAAGGTGGTAACAATACTACATGGGGAAGTAAGAAAGGTAATACCAGTGCATGGGGTCGTAACTGA
- a CDS encoding TFIIH/NER complex subunit (Putative RNA polymerase transcription factor TFIIH core component; possibly an essential gene, disruptants not obtained by UAU1 method) produces the protein MSARTRSSRRGEVSDLKGANGYAWEDEYQRSWDIVKDDEQGGNSFEAMVQSIIENRKKKIMKNPSTPFQRGIIRTLIIIIDGSSAMSEKDLRPTRLSMTLNYLQEFVVEFFDQNPISRLGIILMRNGVANLVSEVSGSPQYHVDKIRNLKARQHNRFEPKGDPSLQNSLEMARSLLKFNFGSTSNNSKNSKEILVIFGALFTSDPGDIHKTIDSLVKDEIKASVIGLSAQVAICQELVNRTNNEPRNSQSKHYGVIMNESHFKELLMESVTPLPLTESEKQIQESEQNGVPVLRMGFPTKVQPTLTSAIGGSDYIVEFPHLNASFPTQGSEDSKDVVEIQTNKPAAAVATTSSSVIGYQCPQCKCKVCNLPTICPVCGLMLILSTHLARSYHHLVPLAPYKEVKVSPIYDSTYCFGCQLKFPEGVKLGTHKGTLESMTSSRYRCLKCSQDFCINCDVFVHEVLHNCPGCENN, from the coding sequence ATGTCAGCAAGAACTCGATCATCACGTCGTGGTGAAGTGAGTGACTTGAAAGGGGCCAATGGGTATGCCTGGGAAGATGAGTACCAAAGATCATGGGATATTGTGAAAGATGATGAGCAAGGAGGCAACTCATTTGAAGCCATGGTGCAATcgattattgaaaatagaaagaagaagataatgaaaaatccCAGTACACCGTTTCAGAGAGGAATTATTCGAACATTGATTATCATTATAGACGGATCACTGGCGATGAGTGAAAAGGATTTGCGACCCACAAGGCTATCTATGACATTGAATTATCTACAAgagtttgttgttgaattttttgacCAAAACCCTATATCGCGATTGGgaataatattgatgagAAATGGTGTGGCCAATTTAGTTAGTGAGGTAAGTGGCCTGCCACAATATCACGTCGACAAAATAAGAAATTTGAAAGCCAGACAACATAATAGATTTGAACCAAAGGGAGATCCTTCTCTACAGAATTCCTTGGAAATGGCTAGGTCTTTATTGAAGTTTAATTTCGGTTCTACATccaataattcaaaaaattcaaagGAGATATTGGTGATATTTGGAGCTTTGTTTACAAGTGATCCTGGTGATATCCACAAAACCATAGACAGTTTAGTTAAAGATGAGATAAAGGCAAGCGTTATAGGGTTATCTGCCCAGGTGGCTATTTGTCAAGAGTTAGTAAACAGGACTAATAATGAGCCACGTAACTCTCAATCAAAACACTACGGTGTGATCATGAATGAATCACACTTTAAGGAATTGTTGATGGAATCAGTGACCCCTTTGCCATTGACTGAAAgtgaaaaacaaatacaaGAATCGGAGCAAAACGGTGTTCCAGTCTTGCGTATGGGGTTTCCGACCAAAGTACAACCAACATTGACATCAGCTATTGGTGGGTCCGACTACATAGTTGAGTTTCCGCACTTGAACGCTTCTTTCCCAACCCAAGGCTCTGAAGATTCCAAGGATGTTGTggaaattcaaacaaataagCCAGCAGCGGCAGTAGCAACAACATCTTCTTCAGTAATTGGGTACCAATGTCCTCAATGTAAGTGTAAAGTTTGCAACTTGCCTACCATATGTCCTGTGTGTGGGCTAATGCTAATATTATCCACCCATTTAGCAAGATCATACCATCATTTAGTCCCACTTGCTCCCTACAAAGAGGTGAAAGTGAGCCCAATATACGACAGCACATATTGCTTTGGGTGCCAATTGAAATTCCCTGAAGGTGTTAAGCTAGGGACACACAAGGGAACTTTAGAGTCGATGACTAGTTCACGATATAGGTGTTTAAAATGCTCACAAGACTTTTGTATCAACTGTGATGTTTTTGTGCACGAAGTTCTTCATAATTGTCCAGGTTGtgaaaacaattaa
- a CDS encoding uncharacterized protein (Ortholog of Candida albicans WO-1 : CAWG_03922), producing MASNELPPCSSSFTISHDLWYSSSQAYPLAPFKSLTSPRRDDRVLADIPLFAPPGDALFSGAVEGSLEDGDLEPMYSSSESSILTMCSFISSGMYFNICQRSNCFSLLDYAFFFRILLLNYSLRTHQNRERLKKKKLCITSLNL from the coding sequence ATGGCTTCAAATGAGTTGCCTCCTTGCTCATCATCTTTCACAATATCCCATGATCTTTGGTACTCATCTTCCCAGGCATACCCATTGGCCCCTTTCAAGTCACTCACTTCACCACGACGTGATGATCGAGTTCTTGCTGACATACCACTCTTTGCTCCTCCAGGTGATGCACTTTTCTCTGGAGCAGTCGAAGGAAGTTTAGAGGACGGCGATTTAGAGCCCATGTATTCCTCATCTGAGTCATCCATCTTGACAATGTGTAGTTTTATTTCTTCGGGGATGTATTTCAATATATGCCAAAGGCTGAATTGTTTTTCTCTACTAGACTAcgcttttttttttaggaTCTTGTTGCTCAATTACTCTCTACGTACTCACCAGAATAGAgaaagattgaaaaaaaaaaaattgtgcATCACTTCTTTGAATCTATAA
- a CDS encoding tRNA(adenine34) deaminase (Ortholog(s) have tRNA-specific adenosine deaminase activity, role in tRNA modification and cytoplasm, nucleus localization), producing MAISLFVGYKALLNNETPVSCIVVDSKSDKIISIGYNYTNHSLNGTQHAEFIALQRFGEQKSSIDYNDLILYVTVEPCIMCASYLRQLGIKKVIFGCGNDRFGGNGTILSIHSDITLPNAAYSSIGGICRTEGIQLLRNFYIQQNESAPNPKIKKNTDIESKEYPENQFCSISKDEFIEFYGNERVHIYDGKIFEITPLQNKGYDIKELISLDMMQKVPFLEDELGQITDEQIIEFHNLFFNINDDGTVNYKKPIGKYNSKKRHFANDEE from the coding sequence ATGGCTATAAGCTTGTTTGTCGGTTACAAAGCCTTACTAAATAATGAGACACCAGTGTCATGTATAGTCGTGGATTCAAAATCAGATAAAATCATTAGCATAGGCTACAATTATACCAACCACTCTCTAAATGGTACACAACACGCAGAATTTATTGCTTTACAACGATTTGGGGAACAAAAACTGAGTATTGActataatgatttaattttgtatGTGACAGTGGAGCCTTGTATTATGTGTGCATCTTATTTACGTCAGTTGGGCATCAAAAAAGTAATATTTGGTTGTGGGAATGATAGATTCGGAGGAAATGGTACCATTTTATCAATACATAGTGACATCACCTTGCCTAACGCAGCTTATTCCAGTATCGGGGGTATATGTAGGACAGAAGGAATCCAACTATTACgaaatttttatattcaacaaaatgAGTCGGcaccaaatccaaaaatcaaaaagaacaCAGATATTGAGAGTAAGGAATACCCAGAGAATCAGTTTTGTAGCATTTCAAAGGATGAATTTATAGAGTTTTACGGAAATGAAAGAGTGCATATTTACGATGGGAagatttttgaaatcactCCATTACAAAACAAGGGTTATGatataaaagaattgatatCGTTGGATATGATGCAAAAAGTTCCATTTCTAGAGGATGAGTTGGGACAAATTACAGATGagcaaataattgaatttcacaacttatttttcaacataAATGATGATGGAACGGTTAATTATAAAAAACCAATAGGCAAATATAACAGTAAAAAGAGACACTTTGCAAACGATGAAGAATAG